The genomic window GTGGATCGCATGCTGCGCGTCATGGCGCGCGCCGCGCCGGACGAGGCCCTCCCCGCCGTCCACGGCTCGAACGCCACGTGGCTCACCGACGACGAGGCGCGCCATCTCATCGAGGCCTTCCACCGGCTCCAGGAGCTCGTTCCCGACTTCGCCGAGCGGCGCTCCGACCCGTCGACGCGCCCGGAGGTCTCCCACCTGTACGAGTTCGTCGGCTGGCTCCTCCCGGTGGAGGACGAGTTGTGGACCAGGCACTGCTGCGGATCCCCGCCTACTCCCGGTGGCTCGCAGGACGCTGCCTGAACTGGTTCGGCGACACGGTCATGGTGCTCGTCCTGAGCATGTGGACCAAGCGGCTGACTGGCTCGAGCTCGCAGGCGGGGCTCACGATGGCGCTTCCCATGGCGCCCACGCTCGTGGCTCCGGCCTCGGGCCTCCTCGTCGATCGCTTCCCGCGGCACACCGCCATCGTCATCGGGAACACGGTCTCCGCGATCGCGCTGCTGCCGTTGGTTCGCGTGCGCACCCCGGGGGACGTGTGGATCATCTGGGGCGTCGCCGTCCTTTACGGCACCTCCGGGGCCATCCTCCCCTCGGCGTCCTCGGCCCTGCAGCGCAGCATCGTCCCCGACGACCTCCTGGCCGACGCGCAGGGCGTCCAGCAGAGCGTCGCGACGGTCCTCCAGCTCATCGCACCGATCGCCGGGGCCGCGCTGTACACCGCGTGGGGCGGAGCGGGCCCCAATATCCTCGCCGCAGCGTCGTTCATCGCCGGGGCCATGGTGTTCACGCGGTTCCGGGAGCCGCCTGCGCAGGCGCGACGCGGCGAGGACACGAACCTCTAGTCGGAGATGTCCGCCGGGACCCGCCACGTCCTGCGCACGAAACCACTGCTCGACGCCGTCGTCGCGCTATGGATCGTGGAAGCTGTCGCAGGGCTGCTCGATGGGGCCATGTACTCGGTCACCGACACCTTCCACCGCCCGGCGACCTGGGCGACCTCCGTCGCGGCGGCGCAGAGCGTCGGGATGATCGTCGGCGCGCTCGGATCGGCGAGCCTGGCCCGGCTGGCGGGCGAGCGCCGTGCCATGACGGTGGGTCTGGCGTCCTCCGCGCTCGGCGCATGCGCCGCCGCCCCCACGATCTGGGTGTTCCTCGTGATCGTCACGGTGCTCAGCACGATGCTCCCGGTGGTGCTCGTCGCATCCGGGACCCTGCAGCAGCGCCTCACTCCAGCCGCCCTCATGGGCCGGGTGTTGACCGCCGTCACCCCCTGTTCACGATCGCATCGGTCGCCTCGATGGCGGCGGGGGCGCTGCTCGTCCAGTACTGGAGCTTCCGTGAGATGTACCCCGTAGTCGGCGCCGGCTGCCTGATCGCTGCCGGCTACCTGCTCGTGACGGGTCCCCGCACGCACTCGTAGACGACGTCGTCGTGATCGCCCCACGCGGACCTCACGGTCTCGACGGGGACGAAGCCCGAGGCCCCGAGGACCCGTCGGCTGGCGACGTTCTCCACGTGGACGCGCGTCGAGACCGCGTCGAGCCCCAGGCCGGTGAACGCCAACGCGACCACTGCGCGCAGGGCCCGCCGGGCAACGTGCTCGCCGCGGCGCTCCGGGTGGACGAAGTACGAGACGTTCCAGGCGCCGTCGTCGAGCTTGAGATCGATGCCGCCGACCAGGGCCTCCCCATCGCGGATCGCCCAGGTGAAGGAGTCCTCCTCCTGCTCGTCGACCAGGCTGCCGCGGCAGTCGCGGCAGCGCTCGACGGTAGGGCGCCCGGGCCAGCCGAACCAGCGGGCGCACACCTCGTCCTGGACGTCGGCCCACGCCGCGGCGTCATCGACCACGGGAGGTGAGAGGACGAGGCCCTCGGCTCGGAGCACGGGCTGTTCCACGCGCGCGAGTCTAGGGGCAGCGCGAGCGCTCCGCGGGTCGCCGCCCATCTCGCCGGCCTCCCGTCGAGCCCCCTACGCAGCAAATCCGGCCCATCCGTGCGACGGTGGTGCCATGACACGCGACACGGTCCTGCTCGACGTCGACGGCACTCTCATCGACTCCACCTACCACTGCGCCATCGCCTGGGCGAAGGCCTTCGAGACGTGCGGCATGCAGCCGCCGTTGTGGCGCATCCACCGAGCCATCGGCATGGGCGGCGACCAACTCGTCGAGCACGTGACCGACGAGCGCGTGGAGGACGAGCACGGGGACGCGCTGCGCGAGGCCTGGGAGGACGCCTACCGCCCGATGCTGGAGGAGGTCCGGGCGTTCGACGGGGTCCGTGAGCTCGTCGACCTGCTTCACGAACGGGGGATGAGGGTGGCCCTGGCCACCAGCTCGAACAGCGAGTTCGCCGACCGTGCGCTCGAGACGATCGGGATGCGGGCCGACGACTTCGACTCCCTGACGACGTCCTCCGACGCCGACGCCTCCAAGCCCGAGCCCGACATCCTCGCCTCCGCCCTCGAGAAGGCCGGGGGTACCGGTGCTCTGCTCGTTGGCGACAGCACGTGGGACATCGAGGCGGCGAGGCGCCTCGGCGCTCCCTGTGTCGCGGTGCGCACCGGCGGCTTCGGCGTCGACGAGCTGACGGAAGCGGGAGCCGTCCTCGTCGTCGACGCGGTCGGAGACCTGCTCGACGCCGACTGGGACGAGCTCCTGCACACCGACCCGCACTGATCCTTGGCGGTACCCCAGACCCCGTGGTCAACGCGACGACGGCGGTGCGCCCCGATCGCTCGGGACGCACCGCCGTCGTGGGACCTGCGTACGCGCGGCTCAGGCCTCGATGTAGACGACCTGCGTGCGGGTGTACTCGTACAGGCCGTGCTTGCCGTCGGCGCCGCCGATGCCGGAGCGGCGGGTGCCGGCGTGGAAGCCCTGCATGGCCTCGAAGTTCTCGCGGTTGACGTAGGTCTAGCCGAAGTCGATCTCCCGCACGCCCTTCATCGTGGCCGCGAGCGAGCTCGTGTAGAGCGAGGACGTGAGGCCGAACTCGGAGTCGTTGGCCTTGGCGATGGCCTCGTCGAAGTCGTCGACGACGACGATCGGCAGGACCGGGTCGAAGACCTCCTCCTGGATGATCTCGGAGTCCTGCGTCATGCAGGTGAGGACGGTGCGCTCGTAGAGGGCGCCCTTGTCGCGGTCGGCGCGCTTGCCGCCCGTGACGACGGTGGCGCCCGCGGCCTTGGCGCGCTCGACCATGTCGTCGATGCGCTCGACGGCGTCCAGGTTGATGAGGGCGCCCATGTCGAGGTTCTTGTCGACCTGCGGGTCGCCGTACCGGGTGGCCGCCATCGCCTTGGACATCTTGTCGATAAACTCGTCGGCGACGCCGCGGGTGACGTAGACGCGCTCGGCGTTGTTGCAGACCTGGCCCGAGTTGATGACGCGCGAGCCGTGGATCGCCTTGACGGCGAGGTCGATGTCGGCGTCGTCGAGGACGATGGCCGGGGCCTTGCCGCCCAGCTCGAGGGACACCTTCGTGACGTTGCGGGTGGCGGCGGACATGATCTTCTCGCCGACCGGGACCGAGCCGGTGAAGGAGACGAGGTCGGCCTTCGGGTGACCGGCGAGGTGACCGCCGACGGAGCCGGAGGCTGACAGCATGTTGAACAAGCCCTTGGGCAGGCCGAGGTCCGCCGCCATCCGCGCGAGCTGCATCGCGTTGATCGGGGTGTCGCTGGCCGGCTTGATGACCGCCGTGTTGCCGGTGACGAGCGCCGGGGCGAGCTTGCGGGCGATGAGGAAGAACGGGAAGTTCCAGGGCAGGATGCCGACGGCGACGCCCAGCGGCTTGCGCAGGAGCAGGATCCGCTCGTTGGGGCGGTCGGACTCGATGACCTCGCCCTCGATGCGCAGGGCCCAGCCGGCGGTGTACTCGAGGTAGTCGGCGGTGAAGTCGACCTCGACGGCGGCGAGCTCGGGCGTCTTGGACTGCTCGGCGATGAGGGTGTCGATGAACATCTGCCGGTTGGCGCGCACGCCGCCGGCCATGCGCCCCACGTAGCCGGCGCGCTCGGAGGCCGGGGTCAGCGCCCACTCCCTGCGGGCCTCCCACGCGGCCCGCATCGCGTCGTCGGCGTCCTGCTAGGTGGCGCCCGGGACGGTGGCGATCTGCTCGCCGGTCGCCGGGTTGTAGACCGGCAGTCCCTCGCTGCTGCCGCGGAACTCGGCCGCGACGTCGTTCTTGTAGTCGAGATCGGCCATGCTGCTCTCCCTTGAGGTCTGTTGACTCCACCGCGCTCCGCGACGACGCGGAGCCCGGCGCACCTCGAGCGACCCCGTCCGATTCCTTTGCGGCTCCAGGCTGAGTCGTTTCAAGCACCGGGACAAGTTCCCTGCACCACACGCGGTCGCGCCAGAGGCGGCCGCGCTCCGTTCAGAGCCTGTCGAGCCGACTACCGTCAGCGCATGGACCTCACCCTGCGCCCGCCGACGCCCGACGACGAGGCCGCCTGCCGCCGCCTGCACGAGCAGCTCACCGCCGAGGGCTTCTCCTTCCTCCTCGCGGACGGCACCTGGGACGAGATCCTCGAGACCGTCCGCAAGGAGCACGAAGGCGTGAGGCTGCGCCCGCGTCACGTGCGCTCGGACTTCCTCCTCGCCGAGGTCGACGGGGAGGTCGTCGGACGGGTCTCCATCCGCTACGGGCTCACCGACTGGCTGCGCCGCTTCGGCGGCAACGTCGGCTACACGGTCGGGCCGGAGTTCCGGCGCCGCGGCTACGCCCACGAGATGCTGCGTCAGTCCGTCGAGCTCCTCGCGGCCGACGGCGCCGACCGCGTGCTGGTCACCTGCGACGACTCCAACGCCGCCTCGGCCGCGACCATCGAGTCCTGCGGCGGGGTGCTCGAGAACGTCGTCGACCACGAGGACGGGCCGCGCCGCCGGTACTGGATCGCCCCGGACGTCTGCGCGGGCATCGAGGGCTGGCGGAGGCGTGGCATCCGCTTCCTCACGGAGCCGGGCGCCGTGGAGGCCTCGCAGGTCGAGGGTCTGTTCCTCGGGTGGCCGACGCCGCCCTCGGCGGAGCAGCTCATCGCCGTCATGGACGGCTCCTACCGGCGCGTCTGGGCGCTGGAGGGGGACCGCGTCGTCGGCTACGTCAACGCGATCAGCGACGGCGTCCTCAACGCCTTCATCCCCTGGCTCGAGGTCCGCCCCGACCACCAGGGAGCGGGACTCGGCACCGAGCTGCTGCGCCGGATGGTCACCCAGCTCGACGGCATGTACGCCATCGACCTGTGCTGCGACCCCGAGCTCGTGCCCTACTACGAGCAGCGCGGATTCTGGCCGCTCGCCGGCGCCGGGATGCGCAACCCGGCCGTCCTGCAGGGCGCGCGACCAGCCGAGGCCTGACGGCTGTCCACGAGGACGCCTCAGGAGGCACGGCGCGCGGGACCCGAGACGCACCCAGGCCCCTGACCTGCGGGAACGCGACGACGACTATCGGGACGACGGCTCTGAGGCGCCCTCGTGGACAGCTCGCCCTAGCCCCGGGCGCTGGAGACGCACTCCCCAGGCGCGCAGGCGCCACACGCCCGGCTCCAGGCACGGGATGACGGCCCGTCCGGCGTCGTCCTCATAGCCCCACAGGAGGCGCAGCGCGCTCACGCGGCCGCCTGCGCGCAGCAGCGCGTCCACGTCGGCGACCGCGGCGCTGCGCTCGGCGACGCGGACGACGTCGATGCCCGTCACCTCCGCGCTGAGACCGTCCGGACCGTTGGGCAGGCGCACCTCGACCGCGGCGCCCGACCGGCTCATGAGCGCGTGGACGCTCCCCCGTCGTCGGTGGACGAGCGCGTCCGCGAGCGCCTCGGTCGCCCCAGCGGCGCCGTGGTGGTGCAGGCCGGGGTCGCCGAGCGTGAGCCGGGCCGGCCTGTAGGTGGCGAGGAAGGCCGGGACGCGGCAGGCGCTCAGCTCGGCGTCGGACATGAGGAGCAGGCCGTCGCCCGGGTCCGCGGTGGCCCGGACAGATGCGGGTCGGAGCTCGGTACGGGCCGCCGTCGGCCAGGAGCTGGTACTCATGGCCGGAAAGGTAGGGAGAGCTCCTGGGCCCCCGCTGCGAACCCACCCAGGCGGCGCTGGTGACGGCGGTCGACGCCCCGGATAGCCTCGGGATCATGCGAGAGCTCAGCTGGGGCGGCGTCCCCAACCTGCGCGACCTGGGCGGTCTGCCCACGACTGATATGTAGGGGTTTCCTGTCAAGTGGCAGGGTGAAGAGGGGGCATCCACTGGCCGGTGGGTGCCCCCTCTTCGGCGTTGGCCGGTGGGGTGGGGGTGGCGTGTCTGGTGTCGACGCGTGGTCAGTCTGATATGCGCGGGTCTGTGTGCCGCATGACGCTGGTTTCGGTGGGAGGAGCTGGCTTGTCTGAGGTCGAGCGTGCCCTTGGGGGTGCTCACAGTCGAATCGCCGGTGTCCTCCTCACGCTGCTTCCCCTCTGGGCCCTGGTGGTGCCGGTCAGCGCGGTCTGTGGGCGTTCTAGTGGTCCATGACGGCCAGGGACCAGCACCAGCCTGCGAGCTCCCGGGCGATGGCGGTGTTGGCGATCGTGTGACGTTTGTGGTGGCTGGCCAGGGTCTGCCAGCGCCTGTTCAGGCGCCTGTTGCCGGTGTCGGCCCGGGTGGCGACGTCCCCGGGGACCTTGGCCCATGCGGCTCGCAGGGCGGGGCCGGGGCGGTAGGGGCTCTTGTGCTGCCAGGCGGCTTCGGTCAGGAGACGTCGGGCGTGGGTGTTGCCGGTCTTGGTGATGCCGCCCTGGGTGCGGGTCTGGCCCGAGGAGTGCTCGCAGGGGACCAGTCCGAGGTAGGAGGCGATGGTCGCGCCGGTGAAGCGGTGCCAGTCGCCGATCTCGACGGCGAGGGCGAAGCCGGTCAGTGTGGAGATGCCTCTCAGGCAGGACAGGCGGGCGGTGACGGGGGTGAACTCACTGTCGGCGGCCAGGGCGGCGATGGCGGTATCGAGGCGGTCGCGTCGTGCCAGGGTGTGGGTGACGGTGTCGTAGGCGTCGTCGAAGGCCGCGGTGGCGCCGGCGCCCAGGGCGGGGACGTCCTCGCGGCGCAGTGCGCGCAGCCAAGCGTCGTGGGCGGGTCCCCAGGTGGTCTTGCCGGGGTAGACCCATCCGCGGCGCAGCAGCATCTTGGACAGGCGGTGGCGGGCGGCCATGAGGTCGGTGCGGGCGTCGTCGCGGGATCGCACCAGGTCGCGGGCGCCCTCCTGGGCCAGGGTAGGGATGCGCACGGGCGTGATCGTGCCGTTCAGGGCGCACTCGGCCAGGAACATCGCGTCGGTGCGGTCGGTCTTGACCCGCTGTCCGGCGGGGCGGGCCAGCTTCGAGGGTGCGGCGACCTGCACCCGGTGGCCCGCGGCGGTCAGCTCGCGGGCCAGTCCGAAGCCGGTGGGGCCTGCCTCGTAGGTGATCAGCAGTGGTCCGTGCTCGGCGGCCAGGCGTGAGGCCAGGTCGATGGTGTGGCTGTACTCGCCGTCCAGGCGGCGTTGGATCACCTCGCCGGTGAGGGTATCGATGGCGGCGGCACTCACGCTGCGGGCGTGAACGTCCAGCCCCAGGCTTGTACGCTCAGTAATCACCAGGGTCTCCTATGCATGTCGGCACCCCGCAGCGGTCCCCTAACGACCGCCTCGGTGGTGATCCACGAAGGTTGCATACGCGAGGCCCTGGCCCACAAGACCACGACGGCCTCGCGCACCCCCATAGCGTCTGACGGCGGGACCACTGCCTTCGACCGCGTGGCCCGCGGGCCGCGCCGCGAGATGCTCGACGCGGCCGGCTGGGAGGCGGCCCGGGCGTGGGGGCTCCGGACCGTCATCGACCTGCGGTGCGCCTACGAGGTCGGCCCCCGCGACGGTGACCCCGGCGCGGTACCGCCCGACGGCGTGACGGTCGTGCCGACGCCCCTGGAGGACCACGAGGACGCCGAGTTCCGCCGCGTCTGCTTCCCGGTCCTGGACTCCCCCGAGTACTGGGAGCACAACCTGCGCATCCTGCCGGGCCTCGTGCGGGGTGCGCTCGAGGCCTTGGCGACCGCCGAGCCGGGGGTCCTCGTCCACTGCTCGGCGGGACGCGACCGCACGGGCCTCGTGTCCGCCCTGCTGCTGTCAGTGGCGGGCGTCCCACCGGAGGCCGTCGCCGAGGACTACGCCCTGTCGGTCCGCGCGATGGCGGGGACGGCGACGCACGCGCCGACCCATGACCGGCAGCAGGCGTGGTCGCCGGCGCAGGTCTCGGCCTGGCTGGAGGAGGTGCGCCCGATCGTCATCCGCTTCGCGGAGCGGGTGCCGGAGTACCTGGACCGGATCGGCCTGGCGGCCGAGCACCGTCGGACAGTCCGCGCCCTGCTGCGATAGCGCACGACCCAGCTAGAAGTACTGATCGTCCGCATCATCCGAGCCGGAGCAGGGCGACGCACGTGTCGAGCATGAAGGCGTGCGCCCCGCTGTCGCCGACGACGCTGACGAAGACGACCATCGACGTGCGCCAACACACAAGTTACCTTGGAGTCATGGACGACCCGCTGATCGCCCCTTCCGCCTTCAAGCACGGTCTGACCGAGGACGAGATCCTTCACGCCTACCGGCACCCGGTCCGCGCCTGGGACATCGGCGACGGGTTCACCATGATCATCGGCCCGAATCGAGCAGCACTCATTCTCGAGGTCGGGTACGTCCAGGGCACGACGACCGTCGTCGTCCACGCGATGCACGCCCGCGAGAAGTTCATGAGGTGATCACCATGCCCCGTACCGTTGAGGAGATCCTCGCTCACGCCGACGAGCTCGCCGTGCGATTCGAGGACTACGACCCCACCGCCGGCGAAGAGCTCGACGTGGCGGCGATGACCGCCCTTCGCACCGCCGTCGCCGAGCAGGCGACCGCCGAGCGCCACGTCATCACCGCCGTCGCCGACGCACGCCGCTCGGGAATGTCCTGGGCTGCCGTCGGGGACCTCGTCGGAACGACCGGCGAAGCCGCCCGGCAGCGCTATCAGCGCCTCATCGCGTGACCACCATGCGCCCCGACACGACCCTCGTCCCCGAGCTGGCCGTTACCGACCTCGCCGCCTCACTCATCTTCTGGCGCGACCTCATCGGCTTCACGGTCTCCTACGACCGCCCCGAGGAGGGCTTCGCCTACCTCGTGCACGGCGACGCGCACCTCATGCTCGACCAGATCGGCCTCGGCCGGACCTGGCGCACGGGCCCGTTCGAGGCGCCCCTGGGCCGCGGCATCAACCTGCAGCTCGCCGTCGACCACCTGGACACGATCCTCCAGCGTCTCGACGGCGCCGACGTCGGCCTGTTCATGGAAGCCGAGGAGCGGTGGTACGCCGTCGGGCCGGAGCAGGAGGCGGGCGTGCGCCAGGCACTCGTCCAGGACCCGGACGGGTACCTGCTCCGGCTGCAGGAGGGCCTCGGCTTCCGCGCACCCGGGAAGGCCGTCGAGGTCGCCGTCGCGGCGATCGTCGATGACGGGAGGATTCTCCTCGTCCACCGCCGGCCGGGGCGGGCGAGCTACCCGGACTGCTGGGACCTGCCCGGCGGGCACCTCGAGCCAGGCGAGTCCCCCGAGGACGCCGTGAGGCGCAAGTGCCGCGAGGAGCTGGGCATCACCCTCGACGGCGTCGACCCTCTCGCCCTGCCGGGCTCGGACCCGGCCCTCGTCAAGCACGCCTTCGCCGCCGTCTCCTGGCGGGGCACCCCGACGAACACGGCGCCCGACGAGCACGACGGACTCGCCTGGTTCACCGCCGACGACCTCGACGCGCTCACCCTCGCCGACCACGCGGACCTCGCGCCGCTGCGGGGGCTCCTCGGCTCGCAGCCTCACGTCGACGACTGACAGGACGACGACGAGGAGGGCTGAGTCGCGCGGGCGGAGCCGTCAACGACCGAACGGGCCGCAGCTACCCAGCCCACCAGGAGGGATGACACGATGTGGACCATGCAGCCTCCCGCTCTCGTGGCCCTGCCCGCGGGCTCCGTCACCCTGCGCGACGCCCGCCGCGGTACCACGCGCGAGGTCGCCCTCGACGCCTTCGAGATCGCCGTCCACCCCCTCCACGACCCGGCCACCGGTCTGCCGACGACGCCGCTGACCTGGTTCGCCTCGGTCCGCCTGTGCAACGAGCTCTCCGTGCAGGCCCGACTCCGCCCCGCCTACACGGTCGGGGAGGACGCGCGCCGCGTCACCTGGGACACCGCCTCCGAGGGCTACCGCCTGCCGACCGAGGCCGAGTGGGAGTACGCCTGCCGCGCCGGCACCACCACGCCCACGTACGACACGCTCGAGCGCGCGGCCTGGACCAGCCTCGACCACGTCGACGGCCCCCAGCCCGTCGGGCGGAAGAGCCTGAACGCGTGGGGCCTGGCGGACACGCTCGGCAACGTCTGGGAGTGGTGCTGGGACTACGCCGACCCGGCGCGCTACGCCGACTACCGCAGCCTGCGCGGCGGCGGGTGGGCCGACGAGCCGTGGAGCGTGCGCGCCTCGGTGCGACGCGGGAGCGCCCCGGACGCCGTCCTCGAGGACGTCGGCGTGCGCGTCGCGCGCGGCGCCGTCGGGGAGCCCGGCGAGGCGCAGGGCTGGTCGCACCACGAGGACCAGCGCCGCGCCGACGTCCGCGGGCCGCTCCCCGTCGGCTGGACGCCGCTGCGCGAGATCCTGGACTGACCGCGGCCCCGGTCACACCCCACCGGAGACCGAACCCGGCACGAGGTCCCGCCGGCGCACCACGACGGCGCCGAGCACCGCCCCAAGGACGGAGAGCGCGACGAGCCAGACGCTCCCCGCACGCCCCGCCTGAGCCAACGGGGCGTTCCGCAGGACGTCGTCGGGCAGGTCCAGGGTCGCGCCGAGCTGGGCGACGCCGAGCGCGCCGAGCACCGGCAGCCACGCCAGCGGCGCGTACCGCGGCCGGATCGCGCAGAGCAGCGCCGCGACCCCGGCGGCAGCCGCCGCAGCGGGCACCTGCCCGAGGAAGAGGCGGACGGCGTCGGCCCAGGCGGTCCCGAGCTCGTGGTGGCCGACGGCGCCCGCGACGGCCGCGGACAGGACAAGGCTGAGACCACTCGCACCGACCGCCGTCGCCCACGCGGAGCCGAGGATCCGTGCCGGCGGGGCGCCCGCCGCGCGCTCGAGCTCGAGGCGCCCACCGCGCTCGTCGGCGGCGTAGCGGCACACGAGGACGACCGCCTCCACGGCGGCGAGCGCGCCGGCGAGAACACCGACGTAGCGCAGGAAGCCGAGACCCGGATCGCCTCCGCCCAGGACCGCCCCGAGGGATCCGCCGTCCACCCCGCCGCGCCGCGCCATGTCGACGACACCGCGCCCCATCGCGACGAGCAGCCCGGAGACGCCGGCCGTCGCGAGCGCCCAAGCGGCAGCCGATGAGAGCGCGAGCCGCACGGTGAGGCCGAGCGGACCGCCCACACGCAGCGGTCGGCGCCGTCGTCGCGGCAGCCCGACGAGCCCGGACCCGAGGTCGCGCCTCCGCGCCGCCAGCGCTCCGGCCGTTCCGAGCAGGACGGTGCCCGCGGCGGCGACGGCCAGGGGCACGAGGTCGTCGCCCGCACCGGCCCCGACCGCCGGCCGCAGAGCGAAGGGCGAGAGCGCACCCCACGGGGTCGCCCACGCGCTCCCGTGGGCGACGCGCACGCCGTAGCCCGCCCAGGCGACGGCGAGGACGAGCGCACCGGCTCCGCGCGCCGCGGGCGCCGTCGGCACGAGCTGCGCCACCAGGACCGCGGTCGCGGCGCACAGGGCGCTCGTCCCCGCGAGCGCCCCGCCGTAGGTGCTCGCGTAGTTCGGGGCGAGCAGCGCCGCGACGGCGCCGACCGCCACCGGCAGGGCGAGGAGCCAGGGCCTCTCGTCACGGGCGGCGATCCTCACGGCCGTGGCGAGTCCGCGTGCGCCGCTCATCGGGCGCTCACCGCGTAGTGGCGCAGGAAGAGGTCGTCGAGCGAGGGCGGTGCGCACGTGACCTCCGTGGCGCCGGCGTCGAGGACGGCGCGCAGGACCCGGGGCACGTCCTCGGCGGGCACGGCAGCCCGGAGCGTGCCGCCGGGATCCTGGTGGACGGACTCCGATGGAAATGAGCGCAGTGCCCGCAGCACGGCACCGTCGTCACCGGGAGCAGGGCGGAGGGTGAGCGTGGAGGTGCGCCGGCGCCGCAGGTCCGCCAGCGCCCCGGTCTCCACGGTGCGGCCGTCCTTGACGATGGTGACGGCGCTGCACAGGCGCTCCACCTCCTCCAGGACGTGGCTGGACAGGAGGACGGTGGCGCCGTCGTCGCGGGCCCGACCGACGGCGGAGACGAGGACCTCCTGCTGGAGCGGGTCGAGGCCGGAGTTGGGCTCGTCCAGGATGAGGAGCTCCACGGGCGCGGCCAGGGCGGCGACGAGGGCGACCTTCTGCCGGTTGCCCTTGGAGTAGGTGCGCACGGGCTTGGAGGGGTCGAGGCTGAAGGCCTCGATGAGCTCGGCCTCGTGAGCCCGGTCGCGAGCCCCGCGCAGGGCGGCGACGGCGTCGAGGGTCTGGGCGCCGGTGAGGGCGGGCCACAGGGCTACGTCGCCGGCGACGTAGCCGACGCGGCGGTTGATGGCGGTCGCCTCCCGAGCCGGGTCGGCGCCGAGGACGCGGACCGTGCCGCCGTCGCGGCGGTACATGCCGAGCAGGACGCGGATGGTCGTGGACTTGCCGGCTCCGTTGGGGCCGAGGAAGCCGTGGACGCTGCCGGCCGCGACGCGCAGGTCGAGACCGTCGAGGGCGCGCAGCCGCCCGAAGCGCTTGGTGAGGCCGGTGACCTCGATGGAGGGAGCCCCGGGCGCGGGGAGGGTCGATGTGCTCATGGCCCGAGGCTCGGCTGTGACGCCGTGTCGCAGGCAACCCCCGGCGGCTCACTCCTCGCGCCAGCGCTCCACGAGCTCGGTGAAGCGGGCGGCGACGGCGGGGGCGATGCGCTCGTAGTGGGGGTCCACCTGCCCGACGAGCCGGTAGAGGGAGGCGACGACGTCCATGTCGACGCCGTGGGCGAGCTCGCGCAGGCGCTCCGGCGGCAGGCGGCGCTCGAGCCGGCCGGTGATCCACCGGGCCTGGACGTCGATCTGCTCGTCGGTGGCGTCAGCGGAGTCTCGGCCGTAGGAGGCGAGGGACTCGGCGTCCTCCTCCACCTCGGCGGCGTCCGGGAAGAGGTGGACGGCCTCGGGCGGCATGAGGTCGCGGTAGCAGGCGAGGTCGACGACGTC from Actinomyces radicidentis includes these protein-coding regions:
- a CDS encoding ABC transporter ATP-binding protein; translated protein: MSTSTLPAPGAPSIEVTGLTKRFGRLRALDGLDLRVAAGSVHGFLGPNGAGKSTTIRVLLGMYRRDGGTVRVLGADPAREATAINRRVGYVAGDVALWPALTGAQTLDAVAALRGARDRAHEAELIEAFSLDPSKPVRTYSKGNRQKVALVAALAAPVELLILDEPNSGLDPLQQEVLVSAVGRARDDGATVLLSSHVLEEVERLCSAVTIVKDGRTVETGALADLRRRRTSTLTLRPAPGDDGAVLRALRSFPSESVHQDPGGTLRAAVPAEDVPRVLRAVLDAGATEVTCAPPSLDDLFLRHYAVSAR